TTCCTTAGCTAACTCAAGTATGAAGCATGAAGTATGAAGTCATTGTTTCAGGCTACCCTGAGGAAAGTAAACCTGGGGATATCTAAAATCTTTTGTTATCCTTTCTGGCAGAAGGTTACAGGGTTAAGGTTATAGATGATAGGGTAATCATCAAAATTATCCATTGCCTGTTTATCCTTCCTCATTAGCTTTTGCTGAGGTGCTTTGTTATCTAGGCTACATACTATATCCTTCATCTTGAGGTGCAATCATCTTTAGCTTTGCTCACGTAAATGAGTATTTGTTATAAAATTCACAAACTCATGGCGGTATTCCGCAAACTTTTGCAAATTTTTAATTTTTGTGATTTAAGGGTAATATTGTGACTCAACCTCGCAATCGCTGGATAGTAAATATTGTTTTAGCCATTGCAGTACTGGCTTTTGTTGGCGTCTCTATGGTTCCTATCATAGCGGCATTTCGAGATACCCAAAACTCTAACCAAAACCCTGATAATTCTCAAGGGACTACTAATAATACTGCTAGCCAAAAAGTGAAGCTACAGGAAGAAATTCGGGGATTAGAACTGGTTTTACAGCGAGAACCAGAAAATCAAGCCACATTGAAAAGCTTATTGGAAAGACGTTTGCAACTGCTGAGTTTAGGAGAAGGGAGCGTGCGGAATGTCATCGAACCCTTAGAAAAGCTCTCCAAGTTGAATCCGGAACAAACAAATTACGCTATCTTGTTAGCCCAAGCAAAGCAGCAAATTGGGGATAAAGAAGGTGCTGCTCAAGCTTACCGCTCGGTTTTGACGGTTAAACCCGGTGATATCAAAGCTTTGCAAGGGATGGTTACTTTATTGCTC
The Calothrix sp. 336/3 DNA segment above includes these coding regions:
- a CDS encoding tetratricopeptide repeat protein; the protein is MTQPRNRWIVNIVLAIAVLAFVGVSMVPIIAAFRDTQNSNQNPDNSQGTTNNTASQKVKLQEEIRGLELVLQREPENQATLKSLLERRLQLLSLGEGSVRNVIEPLEKLSKLNPEQTNYAILLAQAKQQIGDKEGAAQAYRSVLTVKPGDIKALQGMVTLLLAQKRPEAAIGLLEETLSKAPQVNKIEPGSVDIIAVQILLGNVYATQKNFAKALSTYDTASKFDVQDFRPVLAKAITLKGQGKIEDAKPVFAKAASLAPAKYKDEINKQATTTSKAE